The Lichenihabitans psoromatis genomic interval CGCCGCGCAGGATGATGTGGCAATCCGGATTGCCGGTCGTGGCCGCGACGGCCGCGCGTCCATCCTTCGTGACCGCTAGAAAATGGTGCGGGTCGGCGGCTGCGCGCATCGCGTCGAGCGCGATGCGAACATTCCCATCCGTGCCATTCTTGAACCCGACCGGGCATGACAGGCCCGAGCTCAGCTCTCGGTGGACCTGGCTCTCTGTCGTGCGGGCGCCGATCGCGCCCCAACCGACGAGATCGGCCAGATATTGCGGTGTCGTCATGTCGAGAAACTCGCAACCCGCCGCCAGCCCCATGCTGTTGATGTCGACCAGCAGGCTTCGAGCGAGCCTAAGCCCCTTCTCGACATTGAAGCTGCCGTCGAGATCGGGATCGTTGATCAGTCCCTTCCAGCCGACGGTGGTGCGCGGCTTCTCGAAATAGACCCGCATGACCAGAACGAGCCGATCGTCGAGGCGCTGCTGTTCGTCGTTGAGCCGGGCCGCATAATCGAGCGCCGCATGAGGATCGTGGATCGAGCAGGGACCGACGATCACGGCGAGGCGGTCATCGCGACCGTGCAGAATGTCATGCAGAGCGTCGCGGGTCCGCAACACCGTTGCGGTCGCGGCAGGCGTGCGGGGAAATTCGCGCATTACCTCGGCGGGGGTCGAGAGCGCCTGAATGGAACGAATGCGGGTATCGTCGGGCGAGGGAAGCATGGCCGGGATCCTGTTGGGTGAGGCATCCGGCGGCATAAAAAAAGCCGCCAGATGGTCTGGCGGCTGTTTGAGATGGTCGTTTTGGCTTTGTCTAAAGCACGCGCACCCCTACCTCCGCCTGTGGCCTCGGATAGCCATAAAACCAGGTTGAGGAAAAGATCTGCGCCATGGCCTCGTGCTTAGACCAACGTCGCGGCCTTGTCACGTTCCATCGCGCAGGCAATGGCAGTGTTACACGCTCAACGAGATGGTAACCGGAATCGATTTTGCAGCCGGCACCTTGCTGTGCTCGGCATGGTGCCAGAGCGGGATCAACGGGTTGCATTCGGGGTAGTAGCCGCCGCAGCAGCCTTCCGGGATGTCATAGGCGATGATCCGAAGGCCGGACACCTCGCGCTTCATATCGGCCGCGATCGTCGTGAGCGTCACGATATCGCCATCCTTCAGGGCAAGGCGATCGATGTCATGCTGGTTCATGAACACGATCTTGCGAGTTCCTTTCACGCCGCGAAAACGATCGTCATATCCATAGATCGTCGTATTGAACTGGTCGTTGCTGCGGAGCGTCATCAACCGCAACACATCGATGCTGTCGGACGGCATATCGGGGTTCTCATCGAGACCGCGCGGGACGATGAAATTGGCTTTGCCTGTCTTTGTCTTCCAGACCCGATTACGCGCCGGTACCGGACGCGGGAACCCGCCGGGCTTGAACATCCGAGCGTTGAAGTCCTTGAACTGCTCGGGGTAGGTCGCCTCGATCTTGTCGCGAACGAGCGCATAGTCGTCGCACCATGCGTCCCAATCGATGTGGGGATTGGGTGGCAATGTCGCCTTAGCCATTTCCGCGACAATACGCGGTTCGGACAGAAGATCCTTGGACACCGGGGTGCGGACGCCCCGCGAACCATGGATGAAGGCTGTACTGTCCTCGATCGCGACCGCCTGTTTGCCGGTTTTCTGCAAATCGATGTCGGTTCGCGCGAGACACGGAAGAATGTAAGAGACCTCGCCCCGGATCAAGTGGGCGCGGTTCAGCTTGGTCGAGATCTGCACACTCAGCCGAATGCGGCTCCACGCCGCTTCGATCGCATCTGTCTCTGGGATGGCGCGGATGAAGTTGCCGCCGAGCCCGATGAACGCCTTGACGTCGCCCTTGAGAATGCCTTCGCAGGCCTCCACGGTGTTGAGGCCCTTGTCGTGCGGGGGCTCGAATTTGTAGAGTTCGCGCAGCTTATCCATCGGGACGAGTTCAGGCTTTTCGGTGATGCCGACGGTGCGCTGGCCTTGCACGTTGGAATGGCCGCGCACCGGGCAGATGCCGGCCCCGGCCTTGCCGATATTCCCTCGCAACAGCAGCAGGTTGATGAGCATCTGGCAGTTTTCGACACCGGTCCGATGTTGTGTCAGCCCCATGCCATAGACGCCCATCACGGCAGACGAGCGCATGTAGACGGCGGCTGCTGCCTCCAGGTTCTTCCGCGTGAGGCCGGACTGACGCTCGAGGTCGGCCCAGTCATGACGCCGCGTCTCGGCTGCGAAGTCCTCGAAGCCATGCGTGTGGGTCGCGATGAAGTCGACATCTAAAATTCGCGGATCACCCGAAGCGATCGCCGCATCGTCTGCCGCCACGATGGCTTTGCACAGGCCCATGACGGCCGCGAGATCGCCGCCGGCTTTGACCTGATGATATTGCGTGCTGATGCGGGTGGATTCGCCGCTGAGCATCTCGGTCGGCGATTGCGGATTGGTGAAGGTGAGCAGCCCGCGTTCTTTCAGCGGGTTGAAGGTGATGATCGGCACGCCGCGCTTCCGAGCATCCTGCAATTGGTGCAGCATGCGCGGGCTGCTGGTCCCGACATTTTGACCGAAGAACATAATGCAATCGGTCTTCTCGAAATCCTCGAGATCGACGGTGCCGACGGGTGAGCCGATGCTCGCCGGAAGCGCGACCGACGTGCTCTCGTGGCACATGTTCGAGCTATCCGGGAAATTGTTGGTGCCCATCAGGCGGCCGAACAGAGCGTACATGTAGGAAGCTTCGAGCGACGCGCGGCCGGAGAGATACAGCACGACCGCTTTCGGATCGCAGGCGCGCAGTTCACGTCCGATTTCGGCGAAAGCATCGCCCCACGACACGGGTCGATAGCGGTCGGTTTCGGGGTCGTAGCGCATCGGATGCGTGAGGCGACCGGCTTCTTCGAGGTTATAGTCGGGCCACGTCAGCAACTCGCTGACCGTATGCTGCCGGAAGAAGGCCGGCGTGACCGTCTTTGGCGTCATCTCCCAGGCGGTCGCCTTCGCGCCATTCTCGCAAAACTCGAACGTGTTGGGCTTTTCGGGTTTGGCCCAGGCGCAACTCGGGCAAACGAAGCCGTTGGGCTTGTTCTGCAGCAGCAGGGCGGTGCCGCTCCGCAACAGCGAACCTTCGCGAGGCAAGATGTCGACAAGCGACTTGACCGATCCCCACCCCCCGGAGGGCGCCTCATACGGCTTGATCGTGACGGGTTCGCCGGTATCCGGATCTTTGCTCATGCTCACGCTGCCCGTCGTTTCCGGTGGCGGCGCGGATCGGTCCTCACCGAGCCACCCCCAACCGGTCATATGTTACGGCTAAGATCGGCGCGCTCATGCAGCGTGCCAACTCATGTCGCGAACGCTTCGGGTTTTGAACGGTTCCAGAGACGTTCGCGTGGCAAGCTGTAGCAAGGGCGCGCTGAGACGTTGGGCCGGCAGCGCCTCAGCGCGGAGCGACGTCGCAAAAAGGAACCCGCGCTTCAGTCGTGTGGATGATGATGATCGTGGTCATGACCGCCGTGATCGTGGTCGTGGTGCTTGTGGTCGTCAGCCTTATGGCCGTGCGCCTCGTGTCCGTGACCGTGACCTGAATGGTCATGCCCATGATGATCATGGCCGGCATGGTCGTGATGATCATGGTCGTGAGCCGCCGCCGCATAGGCGCCGCCCTCGGGATCGAAAGACGTCTCGATCGACGTGATCTTGACCCCGAGCGCTGCCAGCACCGTCTCGATGGCGGCATCGGGGCGGAGGCGGATCCCGTTCGGCAGCACCTGCGCCGCAAGATGCTGACTGCCGATTTGCAAGGCGGCCCGAACGAGATCGCCGGGCGTTCGACTGCGAAGTTCGATGAGCTGTTCCGGTGCGGCGACGACGTCCACAAGGCGACCGTCATCGAGCACGAGGGCATCGCCGCCACGCAGCATGATGGCCTCCGGAAGGTCGAATTCGATCGCGAGGCCGCGCACGCCGCTCGTCTTCAGTCCGGGTCGGTTCCGGTCGGCAAAATCCAGCACCACCGTATCGGCCGGCATGGCGGCCCCAAACTCATGCTGGGCCTTCACGGCTATCGCACGCGCCATCACTGTCGTTCCTTCAGCATCGCGGCTCATGTCAAAGCGTCTCGACATGATCGGGCGAAATAATTTCGACCTTGACCTTCTCGACAAAGTCGGCCGACACGCGTTGCCAGGCCTTGAGGTGAGGGGTCTCGAAATGCTGGGCGAGAGCCTCGCGCGAGCCCCAACGCTCCACGAACACGAAACAGTTCGGCTCGGTGATGCTGCTGAGAAGATCGTAGGAGTGGCACTCTGCCTCTTTCACGCTGGCGCCGATCACGGTCCGGGCATTCTCGAGAAAGTCGGCGCGGTGTTCCGACCGCACCGTTATGGTTGCGACGACATAGATCATGACCATCTCCCAATTCGTCCCGCGCGGCCCTGCGGGTGTCGTGTTGTAAGCCGCGGGTGCGGAGCGTCAATGAGCCGGAACGTTACCGGCGATGCCATATTGCGCGTCATGCAACCTGCGATAACTGCTGTTGCGCGCCAGAAGCTCAGCATGTCGGCCCTGCTCGTCGATGCCGGCTCCATCGATCACGACGATCCGGTCGGCATTCTGGATCGTGGCCAGCCGATGCGCGATCACCAGCGTCGTCCGCCCCTGCGACAACTCCGCAAGCGAGCGCTGGATGGCGCGTTCGGTTTCGGTATCGAGCGCCGAGGTGGCTTCGTCTAGGATCAGGATGGGCGGGTTTTTCAGGAACATGCGCGCGATGGCGATCCGCTGCTTCTGGCCACCCGACAGCTTGACACCGCGCTCTCCCACGATCGTGTCGAGACCCGCGGGCATGCCGGTGATCATGGTGTCGATCCGAGCCCGACGGGCTGCATCGAGGATGTCCGCGTCGCTGGCGCCGAGGCGACCGTAGGCGATGTTGTCGCGGATGGTGCCGCCGAACAGGAACACGTCCTGTTGCACGATGCCGATATGTCGGCGGAGCGACGCCAGCGTCATGGCCCGGATGTTGATTCCATCGATCGTGATGCGCCCGCCGGTCGCATCGTAAAACCGTGGCAACAGCGAGCAGATCGTGGTTTTGCCTGCGCCAGACGGACCCACGAACGCGACCGTTTCGCCCGCCGCGATCGACAGGTCGACGTGCTGCAGAATGGGCCGGCCTGCCGTGTAGCCGAAGCTCACATCCTCGAAGCGGACGTCGCCGCGCAAATGATCGATATCGCGAGCGCCGGGCGCGTCGGCGACATCGGGTTCGGTGTCGAGCAACTCGGTGTAACGACGGAACCCGGCGATGCCTTTAGGGTAGCTTTCGATCACGGCGTTGATCTTATCGATCGGCCGGAGAAATACGCCGACCAGAAGCAGGAAGCCGACGAAGCCGCCGTTAGACAATTGGCCGTGTAGAACGAACCAGGTGCCGGCCACCATCACGGCCATCTGGATGATCCGCATGCCGAGGTAGGATAGCGACTGGTTGGCCGCCATGATGCGATAGGCTTCGAGCTTGGTGTCGCGATAGCGCGCGTTGTCCTCCGAGAAGAGGCTGCGCTCGTGATCCTCGTTGGCGAAAGCCTGGACGACCCGCATACCGCCGACGTTTTCCTCGATACGGACGTTGAAGGCCGCCACGCTTCCATAAAGCCGGCGCCAGTTATGGGTCATCTTGGCCCCGTAATGACTGGTGATCCAGGCAATCGGAGGCACGACGGCTGCGGTGATGAGCGCCAAGTCGAGATTGACCCAGGCCATCAGCACGAAAGCGCCCGCAAAGGTCATGACGGCGATGAACAGGTCTTCCGGCCCGTGATGCGCGACCTCGCCGATCTCCTCGAGATCCTTGGTGACGCGGGCCACGAGATGGCCGGTCTTCTCGTTGTCATAAAATCGGAACGAGAGCTTCTGCAGGTGATCGAAGCTCTTCCGCCGCATCTCGGTTTCGATATTGATGCCGAGCTTGTGGCCCCAATAGGTCACGATGGCCATGAGGCCCGTGTTGAGCAGGTAGACCGCGACGAGACCCGCGGAGGCGAGCAGGATCAGACCCCAGTCCCGGCCCGGCAGCAACGTATCGACGAAGACCTTCACGGCGATCGGAAAGCCAAGCTCCAACAGACCGGAGAGAACCGCGCATGAAAAGTCGGCCAGGAACAGGCTGCGATAAGGCCCGTAATAGGCAAAGAAGCGCTTCAGCATGCCGGCTTTGTGGACCACACCCGTGTCGGGATCAAGCCGGCGATCGGTCACGATTGCTGTCACGTGAGATCGCTCTGTTGACTGCTCTCTACACGATGTGTGCCTCGACCAGCGTCTCGCCTCGGGCGACGCGGCCGGGGTCGAAGCCGGAGAGATCGAGTGTGGTGTAGCGTCCGGCTGCGATGAGTTCGGCGACGCCGCGCCCGACCGCCGGCGATTGCTGCAGGCCGTGGCCCGAAAATCCGGCCGCGAGGATCATATTGTCGAGGCCGGGCAGGGGACCGACAAGCGCGTTGTGATCATGCAGATTCATGTCGTAATGGCCCGCCCAGGCGCGGCCGGGACGGATGCGCTCGAAAGCGGGCACGCGGGCTGCGAGGCCGGGCCAAATCACATCCTCGAACAAGGGCCAGTCGACATCGAAATCCGTCGCCTCCGGATCGCGGTCGGCGCTCGGCTGCACGCCGCAGAGAAAGCCTTGACCTTCCGGCCTGACGTAAAGGCCGGTCGGGTCGATCAGCAACGGACAATTCTCGATCTTATCCTCGGCCACGAAGGTGAAGATGCACCGCTTGCGCGCCTCGATCGGCAGTGGAACGCCGGCCGCGGCCGCAAGATCGCGGGCGCCCACCGCGCCGCCCGCATTCACCAAGGTGCCGCATGCCACGGTGTCGCCGCTCGCCAACGTGACGGCGGTGATCCGTTGGCCCTCCCGCGTGATCGCGACGACGCGGTCCTGCACATAGGTCACGCCGAGCGAGCGGGCTTTTCGCCGAAACGCCTGCATCAATCCATATCCGTCGTACCACCCTTCTCCCGTGCGGCCCCAGGTGCCGGCCGCGAGGTCGTCGGTGGTCAGCCAGGGAAAGCGTCGTTGCAGCGCCTCCGGGTCGAGCAGCAGAATGTCGGCCCCGTCTTCCACTTGACGCCGATGATTGTCTTGCAGAGCGGATGCGCCGGCTGCCGTGGCGAGCGTGAGATAGCCGCCTTCCCTCAGGCCGATGTCGGGTCGCTCTCCCTCCACCTCGAGGATGGTGCCAATGTCGCGCAAGAATTGAATGCCGAACAGCGACGCCCGGATATTGATCGGGCTTGAGAACTGCTGGCGGATGCCGCTCGCCGAGAGCGCGCTGGCGGCGGTCGCGTATGTCGGGTCGCGTTCGACGACGAGAATGCTGCCGGAAAAATCCGCATGGCTCGCAAGGTGGAAGGCGATGGAACTCCCCACGGCAGCCCCGCCGGCGATCACCACATCGAACTTGGTTTGCATAGCCGCGATCCGTTGCACCAGAATAACGACATCCTCCATGCCATGGCGTGCCTGCTTCGCCCAGCCTTCGTGCGACGCCGCACCGGGTCACGCCATAGATTGCGGCAGTGTCCGGGCCGCCTTACAAACGCGCGTTCCGACGTCGCCGACGTCGGGTGATTTGGAGAGCGACAGATGCGGCCGTCAAAACGGACCTTCGATGAATTGCGACCCGTTTCGATGGAACGCCAAGTGGCGCGCTATGCGGAAGGCTCGTGCCTGATCAAGTTCGGAGACACGCATGTGCTCTGCACGGCTTCGCTCGAAGACAAGCCGCCGCCATGGTTGCGCGGCCAGGGTCGCGGCTGGGTGACGGCCGAATATTCCATGTTGCCGCGCGCGACCGCAACGCGCACGCGCCGCGAATCGACGTCCGGCAAGCCCTCCGGCCGCACCCAGGAAATTCAACGCCTGATCGGCCGCAGCTTAAGGGCGGTGGTCGACCTGCAAGGGCTAGGCGAACGGCAGATCACGCTCGATTGCGACGTCATCCAGGCCGACGGCGGCACCCGGACGGCTGCGATCACCGGCGCTTGGGTCGCGCTGCATGATTGTCTTGCCTGGATGCGGAGCCGCAGCATGGTCAAGGAGAGCCCGATTCGCGACCATGTGGCAGCGATCTCATGCGGCATCGTCAAGGGTGAGGCTGTGCTCGATCTCGACTACATCGAGGATTCAAGCGCCGAGACGGATGCGAATTTCGTCATCACCGGGTCGGGCGGCCTGGTCGAGGTGCAGGCGACGGCAGAAGGCTTGCCCTTTTCCAAGGAGCAGCTGAACGCGCTGCTGAGCTTGGCCGAAGGCGGTATCGGGCAACTCGTCGCCCTTCAGAAGCAGGTCATCGGCAAGGCCTGACCCGGCGTTTCGCAGCGCAACCGTTCAGGGAAACGGCCCGGCCTGGATCGTGATCCAGGCCGGGCCGTTCGTGGTTTTGGGACGATGATGTCTTACGAGCCGGAACCGCTGGCCGCCATACGGGCCTCCGGCATCGGATCGACGTCGCTCTCGAGTTGCTTCGATACCATGCCGCGCAACGTATGCAGATCCTTGGTGAAGAGCCGGATGCCTTCGGCCAGCTTGTCGGTCGCCATGGCGTCGTCGTTCATCAGCAGCCTGAACGTCTTTTCGTCCAGGGTCATGCGGGCGGGCGCATCGACGAAGGACGCGTTCGGATCGAGCTTGCGGGTCAGCGTGCCCTGATCCTCACTGAGTTTCTCGAGCCATTGCGGCGCGATGGTCAGGCGGTCGCAGCCGGCAAGCGCTTCGATCTCGTCGAGGTTGCGGAACGATGCGCCCATGACGACCGTCTTGATGCCATGCGCCTTAAAGTAGGCATAGATCTGCCGCACCGACTTGACACCCGGATCGGTCTCGCCCGTGTAGGTCTTGCCTTCCAGCTTGGCGTAGAAATCCATGATGCGGCCGACGAAGGGCGACACCAGAAAGACATTCGAATCCGCGCAGGCGGCAGCCTGAGCTAGCGAAAACAGCAGCGTCAGATTGCAGTCGATCCCCTCGGCCTGCAGGACCTTGGCGGCCTGAATGCCTTCCCAAGTCGACGCGAGCTTGATGAGAATGCGGTCCCGCCCGATGCCGCGGCTTTCGTAATCGGCGATGAACGCGTGGGCTTTCTCGATTAAGGCGTCTTTGTCGAAGGAGAGGTCGGCATCGACTTCGGTCGACACGCGGCCGGGGACGATCTTGGTCAATTCCGTGCCGAAACTCACAGCGAGCCGATCGCAGATCTGGCTGGCGACCGCATTGTGGCTCCGACCCCAGACAATGCCTTCCTTGATGATCTCGGCGCCGGCGGGGCTCTGAGCGGCCTTGAGGATCAGGCTCGGATTTGTGGTGCAATCGGTCGGGTGAAACTTGCGGACGGCTTCGAGGTCGCCCGTATCGGCCACCACGGTCGTCATCGTCTTCAATTGATCGAGCTTGGAGGGCATATGATTCTCCTATTCGTGAACCGCGCCGGACGCGCGCGATGTCGGCGCCGCAAGGCGCAGGCGTAGCCTCAGGCCGGGTGGGCGCGCCCGCCCACACACCTTTCGTCCAGGTTCATTGTCAGAGCCGCGAAGTTGGTTCAAGTTCGCCCCAAATCGCGCGTCCCAGGCGGGATGATCGCAGATCCCCGCGACGTCTCGTCCCACCTGGCGAGCTTATCAGATCAACACGCGCCGGTCGCCGGAAGATCGCGCAAGGAGACAGAAGATGCTCAAAGGCCTTGATCCGTTGCTGTCGCCCAACCTGTTGCATGCGTTGCGGGCCATGGGCCATGGCGACGATATCGTGATCGTCGATGCGAATTACCCAGCCGAGGCCTCGGGGCGGCCTGTCCATCGCCTCGATGGCCATTCCGCGACGGCGGTGCTCGATGCCATCCTATCGGTGCTGCCGCTCGATACCTTCGTGCCGGATCCGGCGATCGTCATGGAGGTCGTGGGCAACCCGGACGCCGAGGAACCGATTTTCGGTGAATTTCGCGCCGCCATCGACAAGCATGAGGGAAGCGGGTTTCTGCTCGGCAAGATCGAACGCTTCGCCTTTTATGCCCGCGCGCGCGCAGCTTTCGCTTTGGTCGCGACGGGCGAGCGGCGCCTCTATGGCAATATCATCCTGAAAAAAGGTGTGATTCGTCAGCAATAAGCAGCCGGCCCCAGCGCGTCAGAGGCGAGGCGGCATCGTTGCCTCGCGACCGAACGCGACATGGTTAACGTAACCTCAACTAGTTCGGACCGATCCTGAGTCTATACAGGCGCGGACCGTCTTGATTCGGCTCACGATCGAGGACCGGCTTTTCATACGAACATTGGAGACCCGGCGCTGAACCGTTCACTCGTCTCAGAGCGTTTGAGGTTCGCCGCCTTCGTCGTGCTCCAGATCCTGGGCGCCGGTTGGCATCGAGCGCTCGCGCCCTTGCTTTGGCTTCTCGACCGCCCGAGTCGCAGCCCGACGCGCCTGCTCATCGCCCCGCAGGACATCCATACGGCTGATCCAACCGTCGCGAGCGATATCTATGCGGGATATTTTTCGTTCGGCGGCAAGATCATCAACGCCCACGGCCAATCACCCTTCGACATCGAACCGCCATCGGTGGGATGGGACGAGACGCTGCATGGCTTTGGATGGCTGCGGCACATGCGTGCAGCCGATACGTCGCTGGCGCGAGCCAATGCGCGGGCTCTGGTCGAGGACTGGATGAGCCATGGCCAGCGCGGGCGCCTCGCGTGGGAACCCCGCGTCGTGGCGCGCCGGCTTCTGTCCTGGCTGAGCCAGTCCCCCGTGATCCTCGATGGAGCCGACGGTCCGTTCTACCGCCGATTGATGAAGAGCCTCGGGCGGCAGACCGCCTTTTTGCAACGCCGTATGAACAACGGCCTCGTCGGCGAAAGCCGGCTTTGGGCGGCGCTCTCGCTGGCCGAAATGGGCATCTGCGCCGATGGACTGCCAACCCTTCAAAGGCTCGGCTCGCGCATGCTGCTCGAGGAATTGGGCC includes:
- a CDS encoding urease accessory protein UreE → MARAIAVKAQHEFGAAMPADTVVLDFADRNRPGLKTSGVRGLAIEFDLPEAIMLRGGDALVLDDGRLVDVVAAPEQLIELRSRTPGDLVRAALQIGSQHLAAQVLPNGIRLRPDAAIETVLAALGVKITSIETSFDPEGGAYAAAAHDHDHHDHAGHDHHGHDHSGHGHGHEAHGHKADDHKHHDHDHGGHDHDHHHPHD
- a CDS encoding FdhF/YdeP family oxidoreductase — protein: MSKDPDTGEPVTIKPYEAPSGGWGSVKSLVDILPREGSLLRSGTALLLQNKPNGFVCPSCAWAKPEKPNTFEFCENGAKATAWEMTPKTVTPAFFRQHTVSELLTWPDYNLEEAGRLTHPMRYDPETDRYRPVSWGDAFAEIGRELRACDPKAVVLYLSGRASLEASYMYALFGRLMGTNNFPDSSNMCHESTSVALPASIGSPVGTVDLEDFEKTDCIMFFGQNVGTSSPRMLHQLQDARKRGVPIITFNPLKERGLLTFTNPQSPTEMLSGESTRISTQYHQVKAGGDLAAVMGLCKAIVAADDAAIASGDPRILDVDFIATHTHGFEDFAAETRRHDWADLERQSGLTRKNLEAAAAVYMRSSAVMGVYGMGLTQHRTGVENCQMLINLLLLRGNIGKAGAGICPVRGHSNVQGQRTVGITEKPELVPMDKLRELYKFEPPHDKGLNTVEACEGILKGDVKAFIGLGGNFIRAIPETDAIEAAWSRIRLSVQISTKLNRAHLIRGEVSYILPCLARTDIDLQKTGKQAVAIEDSTAFIHGSRGVRTPVSKDLLSEPRIVAEMAKATLPPNPHIDWDAWCDDYALVRDKIEATYPEQFKDFNARMFKPGGFPRPVPARNRVWKTKTGKANFIVPRGLDENPDMPSDSIDVLRLMTLRSNDQFNTTIYGYDDRFRGVKGTRKIVFMNQHDIDRLALKDGDIVTLTTIAADMKREVSGLRIIAYDIPEGCCGGYYPECNPLIPLWHHAEHSKVPAAKSIPVTISLSV
- a CDS encoding NAD(P)/FAD-dependent oxidoreductase, with the protein product MEDVVILVQRIAAMQTKFDVVIAGGAAVGSSIAFHLASHADFSGSILVVERDPTYATAASALSASGIRQQFSSPINIRASLFGIQFLRDIGTILEVEGERPDIGLREGGYLTLATAAGASALQDNHRRQVEDGADILLLDPEALQRRFPWLTTDDLAAGTWGRTGEGWYDGYGLMQAFRRKARSLGVTYVQDRVVAITREGQRITAVTLASGDTVACGTLVNAGGAVGARDLAAAAGVPLPIEARKRCIFTFVAEDKIENCPLLIDPTGLYVRPEGQGFLCGVQPSADRDPEATDFDVDWPLFEDVIWPGLAARVPAFERIRPGRAWAGHYDMNLHDHNALVGPLPGLDNMILAAGFSGHGLQQSPAVGRGVAELIAAGRYTTLDLSGFDPGRVARGETLVEAHIV
- a CDS encoding 3-deoxy-7-phosphoheptulonate synthase, coding for MLPSPDDTRIRSIQALSTPAEVMREFPRTPAATATVLRTRDALHDILHGRDDRLAVIVGPCSIHDPHAALDYAARLNDEQQRLDDRLVLVMRVYFEKPRTTVGWKGLINDPDLDGSFNVEKGLRLARSLLVDINSMGLAAGCEFLDMTTPQYLADLVGWGAIGARTTESQVHRELSSGLSCPVGFKNGTDGNVRIALDAMRAAADPHHFLAVTKDGRAAVAATTGNPDCHIILRGGRGPNFDAASVAAAAQVAAQCGLPVRIMIDASHANSAKKPENQPLVIADVAAQIASGDRRIMGAMVESHLVAGRQELVPGQPLVYGQSITDGCIDWTTTVRVLDDLADGVTRRRQNARLQSVMTSAQNVL
- a CDS encoding RbsD/FucU family protein — its product is MLKGLDPLLSPNLLHALRAMGHGDDIVIVDANYPAEASGRPVHRLDGHSATAVLDAILSVLPLDTFVPDPAIVMEVVGNPDAEEPIFGEFRAAIDKHEGSGFLLGKIERFAFYARARAAFALVATGERRLYGNIILKKGVIRQQ
- a CDS encoding putative quinol monooxygenase, translating into MIYVVATITVRSEHRADFLENARTVIGASVKEAECHSYDLLSSITEPNCFVFVERWGSREALAQHFETPHLKAWQRVSADFVEKVKVEIISPDHVETL
- the rph gene encoding ribonuclease PH: MRPSKRTFDELRPVSMERQVARYAEGSCLIKFGDTHVLCTASLEDKPPPWLRGQGRGWVTAEYSMLPRATATRTRRESTSGKPSGRTQEIQRLIGRSLRAVVDLQGLGERQITLDCDVIQADGGTRTAAITGAWVALHDCLAWMRSRSMVKESPIRDHVAAISCGIVKGEAVLDLDYIEDSSAETDANFVITGSGGLVEVQATAEGLPFSKEQLNALLSLAEGGIGQLVALQKQVIGKA
- the tal gene encoding transaldolase; amino-acid sequence: MPSKLDQLKTMTTVVADTGDLEAVRKFHPTDCTTNPSLILKAAQSPAGAEIIKEGIVWGRSHNAVASQICDRLAVSFGTELTKIVPGRVSTEVDADLSFDKDALIEKAHAFIADYESRGIGRDRILIKLASTWEGIQAAKVLQAEGIDCNLTLLFSLAQAAACADSNVFLVSPFVGRIMDFYAKLEGKTYTGETDPGVKSVRQIYAYFKAHGIKTVVMGASFRNLDEIEALAGCDRLTIAPQWLEKLSEDQGTLTRKLDPNASFVDAPARMTLDEKTFRLLMNDDAMATDKLAEGIRLFTKDLHTLRGMVSKQLESDVDPMPEARMAASGSGS
- a CDS encoding ABC transporter ATP-binding protein produces the protein MLKRFFAYYGPYRSLFLADFSCAVLSGLLELGFPIAVKVFVDTLLPGRDWGLILLASAGLVAVYLLNTGLMAIVTYWGHKLGINIETEMRRKSFDHLQKLSFRFYDNEKTGHLVARVTKDLEEIGEVAHHGPEDLFIAVMTFAGAFVLMAWVNLDLALITAAVVPPIAWITSHYGAKMTHNWRRLYGSVAAFNVRIEENVGGMRVVQAFANEDHERSLFSEDNARYRDTKLEAYRIMAANQSLSYLGMRIIQMAVMVAGTWFVLHGQLSNGGFVGFLLLVGVFLRPIDKINAVIESYPKGIAGFRRYTELLDTEPDVADAPGARDIDHLRGDVRFEDVSFGYTAGRPILQHVDLSIAAGETVAFVGPSGAGKTTICSLLPRFYDATGGRITIDGINIRAMTLASLRRHIGIVQQDVFLFGGTIRDNIAYGRLGASDADILDAARRARIDTMITGMPAGLDTIVGERGVKLSGGQKQRIAIARMFLKNPPILILDEATSALDTETERAIQRSLAELSQGRTTLVIAHRLATIQNADRIVVIDGAGIDEQGRHAELLARNSSYRRLHDAQYGIAGNVPAH